One window of Desulfarculus baarsii DSM 2075 genomic DNA carries:
- the rfaQ gene encoding putative lipopolysaccharide heptosyltransferase III, producing the protein MERRLARAPRRALVIKLGHIGDVLVTTPVIAALHRAFPGVEVTAVVNQGTEDMLRHNPQVSRLRVVRRDLKGLAGLAEQAGLLAGLWREHFDLSLELSGGDRGAWLSLAGRAKLRVGFEPKKPHMRARAFHLLVDQRGTQDHVVRTFLRQIRAIGVEPSDDRLRFEPGPAARHEVARLLADHGLRPGRYVALHPTSRWMFKSWTPEGNAAVAEHLLGLGLDVALSAAPAPAEMAFVARLKDILGPRPGLVDLSGRLDLLGLGALIDGARLFFGVDSAPMHMAAALGRPTAVLFGPSGEKMWGPWRVESEVITGDCPQRPCGRDGCDGSKISRCLVEIAPARVCQALDGLLARTESSCASA; encoded by the coding sequence ATGGAGCGTCGGCTCGCGCGCGCGCCCAGGCGGGCGCTGGTCATCAAGCTGGGCCACATCGGCGACGTGCTGGTGACCACGCCGGTGATCGCCGCCCTGCACCGGGCCTTTCCCGGCGTCGAGGTGACGGCCGTCGTCAACCAGGGCACCGAGGACATGCTGCGCCACAATCCCCAGGTCAGCCGCCTGCGCGTGGTGCGCCGCGACTTGAAGGGCCTGGCCGGCCTGGCCGAGCAGGCCGGGCTTTTGGCCGGGCTGTGGCGCGAGCATTTCGATCTGTCGCTGGAGCTTTCCGGCGGCGATCGCGGGGCCTGGCTGAGCCTGGCCGGCCGGGCCAAGCTGCGGGTGGGTTTCGAACCCAAAAAGCCTCACATGCGGGCCCGGGCCTTCCACCTGCTGGTGGATCAACGCGGCACGCAAGACCACGTGGTGCGGACTTTTCTGCGCCAAATCCGGGCCATCGGCGTCGAACCATCCGACGATAGGCTGCGTTTCGAACCGGGCCCGGCCGCCCGACACGAGGTCGCGCGCCTTTTGGCCGACCACGGCCTGCGGCCGGGGCGCTACGTGGCGCTGCACCCCACCAGTCGTTGGATGTTCAAGTCCTGGACGCCCGAAGGCAATGCGGCGGTGGCCGAGCATCTGCTGGGCCTGGGCCTGGATGTGGCGCTCAGCGCCGCGCCGGCCCCGGCCGAAATGGCCTTCGTGGCCCGGCTCAAGGATATCCTGGGCCCCAGGCCGGGCCTGGTGGATCTGTCGGGCCGGCTGGATTTGCTGGGCCTGGGCGCGCTGATCGATGGCGCGCGGTTGTTTTTTGGCGTGGACAGCGCGCCCATGCACATGGCTGCGGCCCTGGGTCGGCCGACGGCGGTGTTGTTTGGCCCGTCCGGCGAAAAGATGTGGGGGCCCTGGCGGGTGGAAAGCGAAGTTATCACGGGCGATTGTCCCCAGCGCCCCTGTGGCCGCGACGGCTGCGACGGCTCGAAGATCAGCCGTTGTCTGGTGGAGATCGCGCCGGCGCGGGTCTGCCAGGCGCTGGACGGCCTGCTGGCCAGAACGGAAAGCTCATGCGCGTCGGCCTGA
- a CDS encoding Trm112 family protein yields the protein MAINQELLELLVCPKCKGRLDADPQWRWLDCPACALRYEVRDNIPIMLVEEAKPLAKG from the coding sequence ATGGCCATTAACCAGGAGCTGCTGGAGCTTTTGGTCTGCCCCAAGTGCAAGGGTCGCCTGGACGCGGACCCGCAATGGCGTTGGCTGGATTGCCCTGCCTGCGCCCTGCGCTACGAGGTGCGCGACAACATTCCCATCATGCTGGTGGAAGAGGCCAAACCCCTGGCCAAAGGCTGA
- the waaC gene encoding lipopolysaccharide heptosyltransferase I — protein MRILLVKLSALGDVVQSLPVAMAIKAQDPSARVDWLVEPPAAPLLQGHPALERVIVSPRKGPAGSLWQKAGRMVGFRRALASVRYDAVVDLQGLIKSAILVSLCRSERKIGFAGGKEPAAALALNERLPAYDPDRHALLRYLDLLEPLGYQRPAQVQYGLWPSAEEERAVDELLAGWDQARPLILLHPVALWPSKLWPLEHWVELTRLLVEAGVNVGVSGAAGDTAWGRAMVAGWTGAASAPRDFTGRTDLRVLAALQRRARAVVSTDTGAMHLAAAMGAPTLALFGPTAPWRTGPFGAGHQIIRLGLECGPCFRRGCDNPRCMNEITATAVAERVAEMLAGPAARAKELVHGH, from the coding sequence GTGAGGATTCTGCTGGTCAAGCTCTCGGCCCTGGGCGACGTGGTGCAATCGTTGCCGGTGGCCATGGCCATCAAGGCCCAGGATCCATCCGCGCGCGTCGACTGGCTGGTGGAGCCGCCGGCCGCGCCGCTGCTGCAAGGTCATCCGGCCCTGGAGCGGGTGATCGTCAGCCCGCGCAAAGGCCCGGCCGGCTCGCTTTGGCAAAAGGCCGGCCGCATGGTCGGCTTTCGACGAGCCCTGGCCAGCGTGCGCTACGACGCGGTGGTCGACTTGCAAGGGCTTATAAAAAGTGCTATTTTGGTCTCCCTCTGCCGTAGCGAACGCAAAATAGGCTTTGCCGGCGGCAAGGAGCCGGCGGCGGCCCTGGCCCTGAACGAGCGCCTGCCGGCCTACGACCCAGACCGTCACGCCCTGCTGCGCTATCTGGATCTGCTGGAGCCCCTGGGCTATCAACGGCCGGCCCAGGTCCAGTATGGTCTGTGGCCCAGCGCCGAGGAAGAAAGGGCGGTCGACGAGCTGCTGGCCGGTTGGGATCAGGCCCGGCCGCTGATATTATTGCACCCGGTGGCCCTGTGGCCCAGCAAGCTCTGGCCGCTGGAGCACTGGGTCGAACTGACGCGGCTTCTGGTCGAGGCCGGGGTCAACGTGGGCGTCAGCGGCGCGGCCGGCGACACGGCCTGGGGCCGGGCCATGGTGGCCGGCTGGACCGGCGCGGCAAGCGCCCCGCGCGACTTCACGGGCCGCACGGACTTGCGCGTGTTGGCGGCCCTGCAACGGCGAGCCAGGGCGGTGGTCAGCACCGACACCGGGGCCATGCATTTGGCCGCGGCCATGGGCGCGCCGACGCTGGCGCTTTTTGGCCCCACCGCGCCGTGGCGCACCGGGCCCTTTGGCGCGGGCCACCAGATCATCCGGCTGGGGCTGGAGTGCGGCCCCTGTTTTCGGCGCGGCTGCGACAACCCGCGCTGCATGAACGAAATTACCGCCACGGCGGTGGCCGAGCGCGTCGCGGAGATGCTGGCCGGGCCGGCGGCGCGGGCAAAGGAGCTTGTCCATGGCCATTAA
- a CDS encoding D-glycero-alpha-D-manno-heptose-1,7-bisphosphate 7-phosphatase, with protein sequence MHDHAKRRAVFIDRDGTINEEVNYLGRPEDARLLPGVAQAMASLSRAGLAVVVVSNQSGLARGYFGEDDLRAVRFELAAQLARQGARVDGWYHCPHHPEGVVAHLAVECDCRKPAPGLILRAAKELGLELDGSFMVGDRLRDVACGKAVGLGCVLVRSGQDDGPPTGPHETPDFVADDLAQAARWILERLAEDQA encoded by the coding sequence ATGCATGACCACGCCAAGCGCCGGGCGGTGTTTATCGACCGCGACGGCACGATCAACGAGGAAGTCAACTACCTTGGCCGGCCCGAGGACGCGCGTCTTTTGCCCGGCGTGGCCCAGGCCATGGCCAGCCTGAGCCGGGCCGGCCTGGCCGTGGTGGTGGTCAGCAACCAATCCGGCCTGGCCAGGGGCTATTTTGGCGAGGACGATCTGCGGGCGGTGCGTTTCGAGCTGGCCGCGCAGTTGGCCCGCCAAGGCGCGCGGGTCGATGGCTGGTATCATTGCCCCCATCATCCCGAGGGCGTGGTCGCGCATTTGGCCGTGGAGTGCGATTGCCGCAAACCAGCCCCGGGGTTGATTCTGCGGGCGGCCAAGGAGCTTGGCCTGGAGCTTGACGGCTCGTTCATGGTCGGCGATCGGTTGCGCGACGTTGCCTGCGGCAAGGCCGTGGGCCTTGGCTGCGTGCTGGTGCGCTCGGGCCAGGACGACGGCCCGCCGACGGGGCCCCACGAGACGCCCGATTTCGTGGCCGACGACCTGGCCCAGGCCGCCCGCTGGATTCTCGAACGCCTGGCGGAGGATCAGGCGTGA
- the waaF gene encoding lipopolysaccharide heptosyltransferase II — MAKRGLTPPERVLVRAVNWVGDAVMTLPAMDQLARACPGAAIDVLAKPWVAAVYRGHPAVRQVLTLESEGRHKGLMGRLRLARWLAGRGYDWAVLWQNAFDAALIAWLAGIPRRIGYARDGRRPLLTTAVPCPPAARAIHETSYYLRMLAGAGLMDHLPPDEGVRPELRPRPEDLAWADGFIAGRGLGGRPLIGVAPGAAFGPAKCWPAANFAAAAAALAGELGAGVLLFGSQGEAGATGRVAALLGQRPHADLAGATDLGQALALLARLRLLLTNDSGLMHAAAALGVATVAVFGSTNPATTAPLGPRVALARKDVCPQAPCKKPVCPLGDPRCLSAVEPAEVVATARRLLAKPAAEQDHA, encoded by the coding sequence ATGGCCAAGCGTGGGCTAACGCCACCAGAGCGCGTGCTGGTGCGGGCCGTCAACTGGGTGGGCGACGCGGTGATGACCCTGCCGGCCATGGATCAACTGGCCCGAGCCTGCCCCGGCGCGGCCATCGACGTGCTGGCCAAACCCTGGGTGGCGGCGGTGTATCGTGGCCATCCGGCGGTGCGCCAGGTGTTGACGTTGGAGTCCGAGGGCCGGCACAAGGGACTGATGGGCCGGCTGCGTCTGGCCCGCTGGCTGGCCGGCCGTGGTTACGACTGGGCGGTGCTGTGGCAAAACGCCTTTGACGCGGCGCTGATCGCCTGGCTGGCCGGCATCCCCCGGCGCATCGGCTACGCCCGCGACGGCCGGCGGCCGCTGCTGACCACGGCCGTGCCTTGCCCGCCGGCGGCGCGGGCCATCCACGAGACTTCTTATTATCTGCGCATGCTGGCTGGCGCGGGGCTGATGGACCACCTCCCGCCCGATGAGGGCGTGCGCCCCGAGCTGCGCCCGCGGCCCGAGGATTTGGCCTGGGCCGATGGCTTCATCGCCGGCCGGGGCCTGGGCGGCCGGCCGCTGATCGGCGTGGCCCCTGGCGCGGCCTTTGGTCCGGCCAAGTGCTGGCCCGCCGCCAACTTTGCCGCCGCCGCAGCCGCGCTGGCGGGCGAACTGGGCGCGGGAGTGCTGCTTTTTGGCAGTCAAGGCGAGGCCGGGGCCACCGGCCGGGTCGCGGCCTTGCTGGGCCAAAGGCCCCACGCCGATCTGGCCGGGGCCACCGACCTGGGCCAGGCCCTGGCCCTGCTGGCCAGACTGAGGCTCCTGCTGACCAATGACAGCGGCCTGATGCACGCCGCCGCCGCGTTGGGCGTGGCCACGGTGGCTGTTTTCGGCTCGACCAACCCGGCGACCACCGCGCCGCTGGGCCCCCGCGTGGCCCTGGCGCGCAAGGACGTCTGCCCCCAGGCGCCCTGCAAAAAACCGGTCTGCCCGCTGGGCGACCCACGCTGCCTGAGCGCCGTCGAGCCGGCCGAGGTCGTCGCCACGGCCCGGCGGCTCTTGGCCAAGCCAGCGGCGGAGCAAGATCATGCATGA
- a CDS encoding lysophospholipid acyltransferase family protein gives MKAAYKILFGVAWLLSWLPLWLMRWFGRLTGRLVFTLDRRHRQIMLDNLALSFPGKSPAELRKLALSCLRHICSAFFEMPRLVRYSPAQAAAMVRVHGKERLDRAQARGRGVILLTGHIGNWEWMNAASIAIINSPALVVARPIDWPPADRLVNYWRCKDGSRIVAKDSSARSLLRELRAGGYIALLLDQNVDWYDGEWVDFFGRPACSNKGAALLAMKTKAAVVPVWCARGPDGKFDIFVGEELPLVDTGHKTQDVWDNTQNYQRALEDIIRQRPEQWFWLHQRWKTKPYHPWPREKR, from the coding sequence ATGAAGGCGGCTTATAAGATTTTGTTCGGCGTGGCCTGGTTGCTCTCCTGGCTGCCGCTGTGGTTGATGCGTTGGTTTGGCCGCCTGACGGGTCGGCTGGTCTTTACCCTGGACCGCCGTCATCGCCAGATCATGCTGGACAACCTGGCGCTGTCGTTTCCGGGCAAAAGCCCGGCCGAACTGCGCAAGCTGGCCCTAAGCTGCCTGCGGCATATCTGCTCGGCCTTTTTCGAGATGCCGCGCCTGGTGCGCTACAGCCCCGCCCAGGCGGCGGCCATGGTCCGCGTGCACGGCAAGGAGCGCCTGGACCGGGCCCAGGCCAGGGGCAGGGGCGTGATTCTGCTGACCGGCCATATCGGCAACTGGGAATGGATGAACGCCGCCTCGATTGCGATCATCAATTCACCGGCGCTGGTGGTGGCCCGGCCCATCGACTGGCCGCCGGCCGACCGTTTGGTCAATTATTGGCGCTGCAAGGACGGCAGCCGCATCGTGGCCAAGGACAGCTCGGCGCGAAGCCTCCTGCGCGAGCTGCGCGCCGGCGGCTACATCGCCTTGCTGCTCGATCAAAACGTCGATTGGTACGACGGCGAATGGGTCGATTTTTTTGGTCGGCCGGCCTGCTCCAACAAGGGCGCGGCCCTTTTGGCCATGAAGACCAAGGCCGCGGTGGTTCCCGTGTGGTGCGCGCGGGGCCCTGACGGCAAGTTCGACATCTTCGTGGGCGAGGAACTACCCCTGGTCGACACCGGTCACAAGACCCAGGACGTGTGGGACAACACGCAAAACTATCAGCGGGCCCTGGAAGATATCATCCGTCAACGGCCCGAGCAGTGGTTTTGGCTGCATCAGCGCTGGAAAACCAAGCCTTATCACCCCTGGCCCCGCGAGAAGCGCTGA
- the lpxK gene encoding tetraacyldisaccharide 4'-kinase yields the protein MAVNGQDLLRMVASGQAGPWWLSGLRAACRAGAALYGAGAWLDRLAHERGGKKRLRLPGPLIGVGNLAVGGAGKTPLTLEIVRRLTRLGAPAAVMSRGYGRRSTAGVSWVWREGRLLADAHEAGDEPVLLARRLGVPVAVGADRHAVGLALLAHCPDCVLVADDLFQHHRLHRDLDIVALDASDPLGGGFVLPRGLLREPPTALARADALVLTKVAGPEQIERATRLVEPYLRPGAPLLACAYRVDSFCGPHGQTVAATQLRGRKAAAFCGLARPESFARTLEGLGLEIAAFTTFADHHFFTADELRAVWRAAEKAGAQMIVCTEKDRARLIDQPPMTGPPLYSTVLDVDFGDDSPRLDVLLRGGLEQWAVAR from the coding sequence ATGGCTGTTAACGGTCAGGATTTGCTGCGGATGGTGGCCTCTGGCCAGGCCGGGCCCTGGTGGCTGAGCGGGCTGCGCGCGGCCTGCCGGGCCGGGGCGGCGCTGTATGGCGCGGGGGCTTGGCTTGATCGCCTGGCCCACGAGCGTGGCGGCAAAAAACGCCTGCGTCTGCCCGGGCCGCTGATCGGCGTGGGCAACCTGGCCGTGGGCGGCGCGGGCAAGACACCGTTGACGCTGGAGATTGTCCGCCGTTTGACCCGCCTGGGCGCGCCGGCGGCGGTGATGAGCCGGGGCTATGGCCGGCGCTCGACCGCTGGCGTAAGCTGGGTTTGGCGCGAGGGCCGGCTGCTGGCCGATGCGCATGAGGCCGGCGATGAGCCTGTATTGCTGGCCAGACGCCTGGGCGTGCCGGTGGCGGTGGGGGCCGACCGCCACGCCGTGGGTCTGGCGCTGTTGGCCCACTGCCCCGACTGCGTGCTGGTGGCCGACGACCTGTTCCAGCACCACCGCTTGCATCGCGACCTGGACATAGTGGCTCTGGACGCCTCCGACCCGCTGGGCGGCGGTTTCGTGTTGCCCAGGGGGCTGCTGCGCGAACCGCCCACGGCCCTGGCCCGCGCCGACGCCTTGGTGCTGACCAAGGTCGCCGGCCCGGAGCAGATCGAGCGGGCGACCCGCCTGGTGGAGCCCTATCTGCGGCCCGGCGCGCCGCTGTTGGCCTGCGCCTATCGGGTGGATTCCTTTTGCGGGCCCCACGGCCAGACCGTGGCCGCCACCCAGTTGCGCGGCCGCAAGGCGGCGGCCTTTTGCGGGCTGGCCCGGCCCGAGTCCTTCGCGCGCACCCTGGAGGGGCTGGGCTTGGAGATCGCAGCCTTCACCACCTTTGCCGATCACCATTTTTTCACGGCCGACGAGCTGCGCGCCGTCTGGCGGGCGGCCGAGAAGGCCGGGGCCCAGATGATTGTCTGCACCGAAAAAGATCGCGCACGCCTGATCGATCAACCGCCCATGACCGGGCCGCCGCTCTACAGCACGGTGCTGGATGTGGATTTTGGCGACGACTCGCCCAGGTTGGACGTGCTGTTGCGCGGAGGCCTGGAGCAGTGGGCGGTGGCGCGATGA
- a CDS encoding 3-deoxy-D-manno-octulosonic acid transferase, whose amino-acid sequence MLALVYNALLTLGLALCAPWLALRLLRADSRRVALARLGLGRRWLPAPPPPGGLWLHALSVGEVRSAVPLLRGLAARFPRRPLIFSVGTAQGLAMARQQLAGMEVTTLVRPLDAPWAVGRLLDVLRPALFCLVEGDIWPAWQWALARRGAPRLLVNGRVSPRTFKSYRRAPALARGLFAGFDRVLAQTETDRQRLAAIGVGDDRLAVGGNLKFDSAPAPLDRAAIARIAHDLGLVGRPVVVAGSTHQGEEEPCLEALAALKDQWPDLALLLAPREVRRGGAVARLAAERGFRVARVSQGRPPEGCDVVVLDVLGRLAQAYAIGRAAFVGGSLCAVGGHNLLEPAAQGVPVVFGPVVHNFLEMAQMLEDIGGGARIQSGDELLAVWRELLAEPLKAAAMGRAGREFCQAHRGAVARAVEEAASLLERAHGC is encoded by the coding sequence ATGCTGGCGCTGGTCTACAACGCGCTCTTGACGCTGGGCCTGGCGCTGTGCGCGCCGTGGCTGGCGCTGCGCTTGCTGCGCGCCGACAGCCGCCGGGTGGCCCTGGCCCGCCTGGGCCTGGGCCGGCGCTGGCTGCCCGCGCCGCCGCCGCCGGGCGGCCTCTGGCTGCACGCCCTCAGCGTGGGCGAGGTGCGATCGGCCGTGCCGCTGCTGCGGGGCCTGGCCGCGCGCTTTCCCCGGCGGCCGCTGATTTTTTCGGTGGGCACGGCCCAGGGCCTGGCCATGGCGCGTCAGCAACTGGCCGGCATGGAGGTCACCACTCTGGTGCGGCCGCTGGACGCGCCATGGGCCGTGGGCAGGTTGCTGGACGTGTTGCGTCCGGCCCTGTTCTGCCTGGTGGAGGGCGATATTTGGCCGGCCTGGCAGTGGGCCCTGGCCCGGCGGGGCGCGCCCCGGCTTTTGGTCAACGGCCGGGTCAGCCCGCGCACGTTCAAGAGCTATCGCCGCGCGCCGGCTCTGGCCCGGGGCCTGTTTGCCGGCTTTGACCGCGTGCTGGCCCAGACCGAGACCGACCGCCAGCGCCTGGCGGCCATCGGCGTGGGCGACGATCGCCTGGCCGTGGGCGGCAATCTGAAGTTCGACAGCGCGCCCGCGCCCCTGGACCGGGCGGCCATCGCGCGAATCGCCCACGACCTGGGCCTGGTCGGGCGGCCGGTGGTGGTGGCCGGCTCGACCCATCAGGGCGAGGAAGAGCCCTGCCTGGAGGCCCTGGCCGCCTTGAAGGACCAGTGGCCCGACTTGGCGCTTTTGCTGGCCCCCCGCGAGGTGCGGCGGGGCGGGGCCGTGGCCCGATTGGCCGCCGAGCGCGGCTTTCGGGTGGCCAGGGTCTCCCAGGGCCGACCGCCGGAGGGTTGCGACGTGGTGGTTTTGGACGTGCTGGGCCGGTTGGCCCAGGCCTACGCCATCGGCCGGGCGGCGTTCGTGGGCGGCTCGCTGTGCGCGGTGGGCGGCCACAATTTGCTGGAGCCGGCGGCCCAGGGCGTGCCGGTGGTCTTTGGGCCGGTGGTGCACAATTTTCTGGAGATGGCCCAGATGCTCGAAGACATCGGCGGCGGCGCGCGCATCCAAAGCGGTGACGAACTGCTGGCGGTCTGGCGCGAGCTTTTGGCCGAGCCGCTCAAGGCCGCGGCCATGGGCCGGGCCGGGCGGGAGTTTTGCCAGGCCCATCGCGGGGCGGTGGCGCGGGCGGTGGAGGAGGCCGCCAGCCTACTGGAGCGAGCCCATGGCTGTTAA
- a CDS encoding polysaccharide deacetylase family protein, whose product MAELMTMAARRPQGPLVALKVDVDTKIGMVEGVPRLMAILRRFGLKASFYLSVGPDHSGRALKRLFRPGFLRKQLNSGAAVAYGPVTMLYGLVLPGPIIARQAPELFGLLLAQGHEVGLHAWDHVHWHDRVRGLSFEATKRQFDLGRELFTQTAGFAPMSFAAPGWQVTTQALQIMAQAGVTHTSCARGGRPFRPLGPDGPLPLVELPSTMPTMDEVLGLGLAGPDDIGRWLAEQVRDDELNVFTLHAEVEGRALAGAFEEMLEALTARGARFVRLVEAARLAALEPLPVEGLVWGPLAGRAYDVVMPASQNPGGEPA is encoded by the coding sequence GTGGCCGAGCTGATGACGATGGCGGCCCGGCGGCCCCAAGGCCCGCTGGTGGCGTTGAAGGTCGATGTCGACACCAAGATCGGCATGGTCGAGGGCGTGCCCCGGCTGATGGCCATTTTGCGGCGTTTTGGGCTGAAGGCTTCGTTTTACCTCTCGGTGGGGCCAGATCATTCGGGCCGGGCGCTCAAGCGCTTGTTTCGCCCCGGTTTTTTGCGCAAGCAGCTAAATAGCGGCGCGGCCGTGGCCTATGGCCCGGTCACCATGCTCTATGGCCTGGTCTTGCCCGGGCCGATCATCGCCCGCCAGGCGCCCGAGCTGTTTGGCCTGCTGCTGGCCCAGGGCCACGAGGTGGGCCTGCACGCCTGGGATCACGTCCATTGGCACGACCGGGTGCGCGGGCTTTCTTTTGAGGCCACCAAACGCCAGTTTGACCTGGGCCGCGAGCTGTTCACGCAAACGGCCGGCTTCGCGCCGATGTCGTTCGCCGCGCCGGGCTGGCAAGTGACGACCCAGGCCCTGCAAATCATGGCTCAAGCCGGCGTGACCCACACCTCCTGCGCGCGGGGCGGCCGGCCTTTTCGGCCGCTGGGCCCGGACGGGCCATTGCCGCTGGTGGAGCTGCCCAGCACCATGCCGACCATGGACGAGGTGCTGGGCCTGGGCCTGGCCGGGCCCGACGATATCGGCCGCTGGCTGGCCGAACAAGTCCGCGACGACGAACTCAATGTCTTCACCCTGCACGCCGAGGTGGAGGGCCGGGCCCTGGCCGGGGCGTTTGAAGAAATGCTGGAGGCGCTGACGGCCCGTGGCGCGCGCTTTGTGCGGCTGGTGGAGGCGGCGCGGCTGGCGGCATTGGAGCCGCTGCCGGTGGAGGGGCTGGTCTGGGGTCCGTTGGCTGGTCGGGCCTACGATGTGGTCATGCCGGCCAGCCAGAACCCCGGCGGCGAGCCGGCCTGA
- a CDS encoding glycosyltransferase, producing the protein MDNASEAAGPNLSVVIPVFNEEENLAALQERLRRVLDGAGYDWEIIYVDDGSRDRSWEILCSFNQQDHRVRLVRFNRNYGQHMAVFAGMERSKGQVVVTLDADLQNPPEDIPKLVDKIDEGYDVVGGWREHRQDSWLRTLPSAIVNRLTSRVTGVDLKDYGCMLRAYRRQVVEAMNACEEASSFIPALANSFANSVAEIPVGHAQRGGGQSKYGLYRLLKLHFDLMTGFSVLPIQFVSFMGLIIALVGVGFGAFLFVRRLVVGPELEGVFTLFAILFTFVGLQIFCVGLIGEYVGRIYREVRKRPRYLVREMRG; encoded by the coding sequence ATGGATAACGCTTCCGAGGCCGCCGGCCCCAACCTGTCGGTCGTCATCCCCGTATTCAACGAAGAGGAAAACCTCGCCGCCCTGCAAGAACGCCTGAGGCGGGTTTTGGACGGCGCGGGCTACGACTGGGAAATCATCTACGTCGACGACGGCTCGCGGGACCGCTCGTGGGAGATCCTCTGCTCGTTTAATCAGCAAGATCACCGCGTGCGCCTGGTGCGCTTCAACCGCAACTACGGCCAGCACATGGCCGTGTTCGCCGGCATGGAGCGCAGCAAGGGTCAGGTCGTCGTCACCCTCGACGCCGATCTGCAAAACCCGCCCGAGGACATTCCCAAGCTGGTCGACAAGATCGACGAGGGCTACGACGTGGTCGGCGGTTGGCGCGAGCATCGCCAGGACTCCTGGCTGCGCACCTTGCCCTCGGCCATCGTCAACCGCCTAACCAGCCGCGTCACCGGCGTCGACCTCAAGGACTACGGCTGCATGCTGCGGGCCTACCGCCGCCAGGTGGTCGAGGCCATGAACGCCTGCGAGGAGGCCAGCAGCTTCATCCCGGCCCTGGCCAACTCCTTTGCCAACTCGGTGGCCGAGATACCCGTGGGCCACGCCCAACGTGGCGGCGGTCAATCCAAATACGGCCTCTATCGCCTGCTCAAGCTGCATTTCGACTTGATGACCGGCTTTTCGGTTTTGCCCATCCAGTTCGTCAGCTTCATGGGTCTGATCATCGCCCTGGTGGGCGTGGGCTTTGGCGCGTTTTTGTTCGTGCGCCGGCTGGTGGTTGGCCCCGAGTTGGAGGGCGTGTTCACGCTGTTCGCCATCTTGTTCACCTTCGTGGGTCTGCAAATTTTCTGCGTGGGGCTGATCGGCGAATACGTCGGCCGCATCTACCGCGAGGTGCGCAAACGGCCGCGATATCTGGTGCGGGAGATGAGGGGCTAG